The Longimicrobium sp. genome segment GCGGGCACGGGCGGCCACGCGGGGCCGCCCCTACAAGGATTGGTGTATCAGGCAGACATCTGCGCGGGGGCAAGGGTGGGCAGACACGCAGGTCTGCCCCTACGGGTTTCGTGGAGGGCCGCAGGGGGCGGAGCGGCGGCGGGCACGGGCGCGATGAATCGCGCCCCTACGGGATGCGTGCGATCGGGCCCCCTCTCTCGATAACGTGAGGGCGCAGCCCTCTCCTATTATCGGGAGAGGGGGCAGCGAGGAACGAGCGGGGGTGAGGGTCCCCCCCATGACTGAGGATAGAACGTTGGCGACTGTAGCCCATCTCGATTTCGAACGCGCGATCGCCGAGGTCGAAGACCAGATCGGCCACCTGCGCACGCTGGCTCGCGAGCGCGGGCTGGACGTGACCAGCGAGCTGCGCTCCCTGGAACGCAAGCTCCACGACCTCAAGACCGACACCTTTCGCAACCTCTCGCCCATCGAGCGGGTGCAGGTGGCGCGGCACCCGCGGCGCCCGTATACGCTGGACTACCTCCAGCTCATGTTCACCGACTTCATCGAGCTCGCCGGCGACCGCCAGTTCCGCGACGACGCGTCGGTGGTGGGCGGGTGGGCACGGCTCGAAGGGGAGCCCGTGATGGTCATCGGCCAGCAGAAAGGCCGCGACATGAAGGAGAACCTCCTGCGCAATTTCGGCATGCCCCACCCGGAGGGCTACCGTAAAGCTTTGCGTTTGATGAAATTAGCTGAGAAGTTCCGCCGTCCCCTCATCACGCTCATCGACACACCGGGCGCGTACCCCGGCATCGGGGCCGAGGAACGGGGCCAGGCCGAGGCCATCGCGCGCAACCTGCGCGAGATGGCGGGGCTCAAGGTGCCCAGCGTCGCGGTCGTCATCGGCGAGGGCGGGTCGGGTGGGGCGCTGGCCATCGGCGTGGCGGACCGGGTGCTGATGCTGGAGAACAGCGTCTACTCCGTGATCTCGCCGGAAGGGTGCGCCGCCATCCTGTGGAAGAGCGGCAACGAGCGCGAAAAGGCCGCCGAGGCCATGCGCGTCACGGCCGGCGACCTGAAGCAGCTCAACGTGATCGACGAGGTGATCCCCGAGCCCACGGGCGGGGCGCACTCGGACTGGGAGGTGACCGCCCAGTCGCTCAAGGACGTGCTGCTCCGCCACCTGGGCGAGCTGCGCGACCTGCCCGTGGACGTGCTGCGGGCCGCCCGCTGGAAGAAGTACATGGCGATGGGGGAGTGGCGGACCGTCCAGGCCCGCTGACCCCGCTGGAAGTGCGTTAGTGCGTTAGTGCGTTAGTGCGTTAGTTAGTGCGGGTTGAGTTCTGCGTCCGGAGTGCGAGTGCCGGGCGGCGTGTCCGCTGTTACTAGGCACTAGGCACCAGGCACTTCTGTTCCGCACTCACGCACTAACGCACTCACGCACCCTTCCGTAACCGCTCCGCCGGTCCCGCCGGCGTGCGCATAGATCTGGAGAAGTCCCCGGTGAGTCTCGAGCTTCCGGTATTCCAGCCCCTTCCGTCCCCCGAAAACACGCCCCACCTGGTGGAAGTGGCGTTCAAGGGGATGCGGAAAGGCTTCTTCGCCGCCACCGATCCCACCCTGCGCACGGGCGACTGGGTGCTGGTTGAGGTGGAGCGCGGGCGCGACCTGGGCCGCGTGCGCACCATGGGCGGCGCCGCGCGGGCCAAGTGCTCGTCCGAGCCCAGCGCCGCCGTCCTGCGCCGCGCCGACCCCGCCGAGGTGCAGCAGCTGTACGAGCTGCGCGCCGACGAGGACCGCATCCGCCGCGCCACGCGCGAGATGGTGCAGCAGCACGGGCTGCACATGAAGGTCTCCGACGCCGAGTGGCAGTGGGACCGGAACAAGCTGACCGTGTACTTCACCGCCGAGCGCCGGGTGGACTTCCGCCAGCTCGTGCGCGACCTGGCGCGCGCCTTCCGCACCCGCATCGAGCTCAAGCAGATCGGCGTGCGCGACGAGGCGGCGCAGCTGGGCGGCGTCGGCAGGTGCGGGCGCGAGCTGTGCTGCGCCACCTGGCTGCGCGAGATCAAGCCGATCTCCCTTCAGCTCGCCAAGGACCAGAGCCTTTCGCTGAACCCGCAGCAGATCTCCGGCACCTGCGGCCGGCTGATGTGCTGCCTGACGTACGAGCACGACGCCTACCTGGCCGCCCGCAAGCGCTTTCCCCGCGAGGGGAAGACGCTGCGCACGGTCAACGGCGCCGAGCGGGTGGTCTCCATCGACATCTGGCGCAACCTGGTGACGCTGCAGGACGAGAACCGCCAGCGCCGCGTGGTGGACCTGGACACGCTCAAGGCCGAGACGGTGGTGCAGCCCGCCGGCGCGCGCGAGGCCGTGCCCGCCGAGCCCGCGCCCCCCCTTCCCACGCCGGCGCAGCAGCAGCGCCCGCCGCGCCGCCCACGCAAGCCGCCGGAGCAGAGACCCGAGTGAGCCGGTTCTACATCACCACCGCGATCGACTACGCCAACGGCGACCCGCACCTGGGGCACGCCTTCGAGAAGATCGGGGCCGACGTCATCGCGCGCTCCCGCCGCCTGATGGGCGACGAGGTGCGCTTCTGCATGGGGATGGACGAGCACGGCCAGAAGGTGGCCCAGGCCGCCGCCGCCGAGGGGGTCGACCCGCAGGTGCTGGTGGACCGGCTCTCCGGCCGCTTCCGCGCCACGTGGGAGCGGCTGGGCGTCTCCAACGACCGCTGGGTGCGCACGACGGACGCGCACCACAGGCGCGGCGTGGGTGCGCTGATCGAGCTGTGCCTGGAGAGGAACCCCAACGACTTCTACGAGAAGTCGTACGAGGGGTACTACTGCGTGGGGTGCGAGCTCTTCAAGCGCGACCACGAGATCGAGGACGGCCGCTGCATCCTGCACCCCACGCGCGAGCTGCAGTGGACGGAGGAGCGCAACTGGTTCTTCCGGCTCTCCGCGTACGGGGCGTTCCTGCGCCGCCACTTCGACCTGCACCCCGATTTCCTGCAGCCCGAGAGCCGCCGCAACGAGATCCTGGCGCTGATCGACGGCGGGCTGGAGGACATCTCCGTCACCCGCGCGCGCCTGTCGTGGGCGATCCCCTTCCCCCGCCCCACCTCCGACGGCGCGGAGCAGGGGACGTGGGTGTGGTTCGACGCGCTCCCCAACTACCTGACCGACACCGGCTATCCCGACGGCGACTGGGAGGCGTGGTGGCCGGCGCAGCTGCACGTGGTGGGCAAGGACATCACGCGCCTGCACGCCGTCATCTGGCCGGCGATGCTCCAGTGCGCGGGGCTCCCGCTGCCGGAGCGGGTGTGGGGGCACGGCTTCGTGTCGCTGGGCGGCGAGCGCTTCAGCAAGTCGAGCGGCGTGGGGCTGGACCTGGGCGAGGTGATCGACCGCTTCGGCCCCGACGCCTTCCGCTACTTCCTGATGCGCGAGGTGCCGTGGGACGCGGACGGCAACTTCAGCTGGGAGCGCTTCACCGAGCGCTACACCTCGGAGCTGGCGAACGGGCTGGGAAACCTCGCGAGCCGCTCCATCTCCATGGTCGATAAGTACTGCGGCGGGCTCGTCCCGGACGCCGCGCACCCGGAGATCGACGCGCGCATCGCCGAGGCGCTGGCGGAGTACCGCCGCGCGATGGACGCGCTGCTGCTGCACGAGGGCGCGGCCGCGGCGCTCGGTCTGGTCTCCGCGGCGAACGCGTTCGTGCAGGCGGTGGCGCCGTGGAAGCTGGCCAAGGACCCGGAGCGCGCCACCGACCTGTACGCCGCCCTCGCCGCCCTGGTGCGCGCGCTGGCGGTGTCGTCGGCGCTGCTCTCGCCCTTCATGCCGGCCAAGATGGAGGAGCTGTGGAGCCGCCTCGGGAGCGGGCGCGCGCTTCCCGCGTTCGACGAGCTGGCGGGGCTGTCGGTGGGCGGATGGCGAGTGGGCGCGGGTGAGGTGCTCTTTCCGCGCCCCGAGCCGGCGCAGGGCTGAAGAAAAAACAGCCTCACACAGAGCCGCAAAGGGGCACTTCAAGAACAAGAAGCTGGTTCTCTGTGCCTTCGCCGTTCCCTCTGTGTCTCTGTGTGATGGTTCTCGCCGTTCTCCGTGCTGGACGCGACGCCTGAAGCGGCTTACTCTTGCGGTGACAGGATCCACACCGTTCACCCGCTCCGCAGAGGACGCATGCGCGGCATCGTAGCGATCGCATTGGTGGGACTTTCGGCGTGCGCCTCTTCCGGCTCGTCGGCGGGGAGCGGAGGGGCCGAGCAGTCCGTGCACATCGCGGGGATGAACAACAGCCGGGGGCTGCGCGTGACCACCGGCGCGGCGGAAGGGCCGCGAATCGACGTCGTACCGCACGCCATCGAGCGGGTGTGGGGCGC includes the following:
- the ricT gene encoding regulatory iron-sulfur-containing complex subunit RicT — its product is MSLELPVFQPLPSPENTPHLVEVAFKGMRKGFFAATDPTLRTGDWVLVEVERGRDLGRVRTMGGAARAKCSSEPSAAVLRRADPAEVQQLYELRADEDRIRRATREMVQQHGLHMKVSDAEWQWDRNKLTVYFTAERRVDFRQLVRDLARAFRTRIELKQIGVRDEAAQLGGVGRCGRELCCATWLREIKPISLQLAKDQSLSLNPQQISGTCGRLMCCLTYEHDAYLAARKRFPREGKTLRTVNGAERVVSIDIWRNLVTLQDENRQRRVVDLDTLKAETVVQPAGAREAVPAEPAPPLPTPAQQQRPPRRPRKPPEQRPE
- a CDS encoding acetyl-CoA carboxylase carboxyltransferase subunit alpha, which gives rise to MATVAHLDFERAIAEVEDQIGHLRTLARERGLDVTSELRSLERKLHDLKTDTFRNLSPIERVQVARHPRRPYTLDYLQLMFTDFIELAGDRQFRDDASVVGGWARLEGEPVMVIGQQKGRDMKENLLRNFGMPHPEGYRKALRLMKLAEKFRRPLITLIDTPGAYPGIGAEERGQAEAIARNLREMAGLKVPSVAVVIGEGGSGGALAIGVADRVLMLENSVYSVISPEGCAAILWKSGNEREKAAEAMRVTAGDLKQLNVIDEVIPEPTGGAHSDWEVTAQSLKDVLLRHLGELRDLPVDVLRAARWKKYMAMGEWRTVQAR
- the metG gene encoding methionine--tRNA ligase, producing the protein MSRFYITTAIDYANGDPHLGHAFEKIGADVIARSRRLMGDEVRFCMGMDEHGQKVAQAAAAEGVDPQVLVDRLSGRFRATWERLGVSNDRWVRTTDAHHRRGVGALIELCLERNPNDFYEKSYEGYYCVGCELFKRDHEIEDGRCILHPTRELQWTEERNWFFRLSAYGAFLRRHFDLHPDFLQPESRRNEILALIDGGLEDISVTRARLSWAIPFPRPTSDGAEQGTWVWFDALPNYLTDTGYPDGDWEAWWPAQLHVVGKDITRLHAVIWPAMLQCAGLPLPERVWGHGFVSLGGERFSKSSGVGLDLGEVIDRFGPDAFRYFLMREVPWDADGNFSWERFTERYTSELANGLGNLASRSISMVDKYCGGLVPDAAHPEIDARIAEALAEYRRAMDALLLHEGAAAALGLVSAANAFVQAVAPWKLAKDPERATDLYAALAALVRALAVSSALLSPFMPAKMEELWSRLGSGRALPAFDELAGLSVGGWRVGAGEVLFPRPEPAQG